A region of Aliivibrio fischeri DNA encodes the following proteins:
- the metH gene encoding methionine synthase, translating to MAGSNIKVQIEKQLSERILLIDGGMGTMIQGYKFEEEDYRGERFNKWHCDLKGNNDLLVLSQPQIIRDIHEAYLEAGADILETNTFNATTIAMADYDMGSLSEEINFEAAKLAREVADKWTEKTPNKPRYVAGVLGPTNRTCSISPDVNDPGFRNVSFDELVEAYSESTRALIRGGSDLILIETIFDTLNAKACSFAVESVFEELDVTLPVMISGTITDASGRTLSGQTTEAFYNALRHVKPISFGLNCALGPDELREYVSELSRISECYVSAHPNAGLPNAFGEYDLSPEDMAEHVAEWASSGFLNLIGGCCGTTPEHIRQMALVVEGVKPRQLPELPVACRLSGLEPLTIEKDSLFINVGERTNVTGSARFKRLIKEELYDEALSVAQEQVENGAQIIDINMDEGMLDAEACMVRFLNLCASEPEISKVPVMVDSSKWEVIEAGLKCIQGKGIVNSISLKEGKEKFVHQAKLIRRYGAAVIVMAFDEVGQADTRERKIEICTNAYNILVDEVGFPPEDIIFDPNIFAVATGIDEHNNYAVDFIEAVGDIKRTLPHAMISGGVSNVSFSFRGNNYVREAIHAVFLYHCFKNGMDMGIVNAGQLEIYDNVPEDLREAVEDVVLNRRDDSTERLLDIATEYLERAVGKVEDKSALEWRDWPVEKRLEHSLVKGITEFIVEDTEEARINAEKPIEVIEGPLMDGMNVVGDLFGEGKMFLPQVVKSARVMKQAVAHLEPFINASKEVGVTNGKILLATVKGDVHDIGKNIVGVVLQCNNYEIIDLGVMVSCETILKVAKEENVDIIGLSGLITPSLDEMVHVAKEMERQGFDLPLLIGGATTSKAHTAVKIEQNYSQPVVYVNNASRAVGVCTSLLSDELKPSFVEKLDIDYERVREQHSRKQPRTKPVTLEAARANKVAIDWASYTPPVPLKPGVHIFDDFDVSTLRNYIDWTPFFMTWSLVGKYPKILDHEEVGEEAKRLFKDANDLLDRVEKEGLLKARGMCALFPASSVGDDIEVYTDESRTKVSKVLHNLRQQTEKPKGFNYCLSDYIAPKESGKNDWIGGFAVTGGIGERELADEYKANGDDYNAIMIQAVADRLAEAFAEYLHEKVRKEIWGYSPNETLSNDDLIREKYQGIRPAPGYPACPEHTEKGALWELMNVEESIGMSLTSSYAMWPGASVSGMYFSHPDSRYFAIAQIQQDQAESYADRKGWNMLEAEKWLGPNLN from the coding sequence GTGGCAGGAAGCAATATAAAAGTACAAATAGAAAAGCAACTTTCAGAGCGAATTTTATTGATTGATGGTGGTATGGGCACCATGATTCAAGGTTATAAGTTTGAAGAGGAAGATTATAGAGGGGAACGTTTTAATAAATGGCATTGTGATCTTAAAGGTAACAATGATTTATTAGTTCTTTCACAACCACAAATTATAAGAGATATCCACGAAGCCTATTTAGAAGCTGGTGCTGATATCCTTGAAACGAATACTTTTAATGCAACAACTATTGCTATGGCTGATTATGATATGGGAAGCCTTAGTGAAGAGATTAACTTTGAAGCAGCAAAGCTTGCTCGTGAAGTTGCAGATAAATGGACCGAGAAGACACCAAATAAGCCTCGTTATGTCGCAGGAGTGCTTGGACCAACAAACCGAACTTGTTCTATTTCTCCAGATGTAAATGATCCAGGCTTTCGTAATGTATCGTTTGATGAATTAGTGGAAGCTTATTCAGAGTCAACTCGAGCACTTATTAGAGGTGGCTCAGATCTTATTCTTATCGAAACTATTTTTGATACATTAAATGCTAAAGCGTGTTCTTTTGCTGTCGAGTCTGTTTTTGAAGAGCTTGATGTTACTCTGCCCGTTATGATTTCAGGGACAATTACTGACGCATCAGGAAGAACCTTATCGGGACAAACAACAGAAGCTTTTTATAATGCATTAAGACATGTAAAACCTATTTCTTTTGGTCTTAATTGTGCGCTTGGCCCTGATGAATTACGTGAATATGTAAGCGAGCTTTCACGTATTTCTGAATGTTATGTTTCTGCGCATCCAAACGCTGGCTTACCTAATGCATTTGGTGAGTATGATTTATCCCCTGAAGATATGGCTGAGCATGTTGCGGAATGGGCAAGTAGCGGATTTTTAAATCTCATTGGTGGATGTTGTGGCACCACTCCTGAACATATTCGTCAAATGGCTTTAGTTGTTGAAGGTGTGAAACCTCGACAATTACCTGAATTACCCGTCGCTTGCCGTCTTTCCGGATTAGAGCCTTTAACAATAGAAAAAGATTCTTTGTTTATTAATGTTGGTGAACGTACAAATGTTACTGGATCTGCACGTTTTAAACGCTTAATTAAAGAAGAGCTTTATGATGAAGCACTAAGTGTTGCTCAAGAGCAAGTTGAAAACGGTGCTCAAATTATCGATATCAACATGGATGAAGGCATGCTTGATGCTGAAGCATGTATGGTTCGTTTTTTAAATCTTTGTGCATCAGAGCCTGAAATATCTAAAGTTCCAGTGATGGTTGATTCTTCTAAATGGGAAGTAATTGAAGCTGGATTAAAGTGTATTCAAGGTAAGGGGATAGTTAATTCAATCTCTTTAAAGGAAGGCAAAGAAAAGTTTGTACATCAAGCTAAGTTAATACGTCGCTATGGTGCTGCAGTGATCGTTATGGCTTTTGATGAAGTCGGCCAAGCGGACACTCGTGAGCGTAAAATTGAAATTTGTACCAATGCCTACAATATTTTAGTTGATGAAGTTGGTTTCCCACCTGAAGATATTATTTTTGACCCTAATATTTTTGCGGTTGCTACAGGTATCGATGAGCATAATAACTATGCAGTAGACTTTATTGAAGCTGTTGGTGATATAAAGCGAACTCTTCCTCATGCAATGATTTCAGGTGGTGTTTCTAACGTCTCTTTTTCTTTCCGTGGAAATAACTACGTTCGTGAAGCTATCCATGCCGTATTTTTATATCACTGTTTTAAAAATGGTATGGATATGGGTATCGTAAATGCAGGACAGTTGGAAATATACGATAACGTACCAGAAGATTTGCGTGAAGCGGTTGAAGATGTAGTTCTGAATCGTAGAGATGATTCTACGGAACGTTTACTTGATATTGCAACTGAGTATTTAGAACGAGCTGTTGGTAAAGTTGAAGATAAATCAGCTTTAGAGTGGCGTGATTGGCCTGTTGAAAAACGTCTTGAACATTCTCTAGTGAAGGGGATAACAGAGTTTATTGTCGAAGATACAGAAGAAGCTCGAATCAATGCAGAAAAACCAATAGAAGTAATTGAAGGGCCATTGATGGACGGAATGAACGTCGTCGGTGATCTTTTTGGTGAAGGAAAAATGTTCCTTCCTCAAGTAGTAAAGTCTGCTCGTGTAATGAAACAAGCAGTTGCTCATTTAGAACCGTTTATTAATGCGTCCAAAGAAGTTGGAGTAACAAATGGAAAAATACTTTTAGCAACGGTAAAAGGTGATGTTCATGATATTGGTAAGAATATCGTTGGCGTTGTTTTACAGTGTAATAATTATGAGATAATTGATCTTGGTGTCATGGTCTCTTGTGAAACTATCTTAAAAGTAGCCAAAGAAGAAAATGTAGACATCATTGGTTTATCTGGATTGATAACACCATCATTAGATGAAATGGTCCATGTTGCTAAAGAGATGGAACGACAAGGGTTTGATTTACCATTATTGATTGGTGGAGCAACAACTTCAAAAGCACATACAGCGGTAAAAATTGAGCAAAACTATTCTCAACCTGTTGTGTACGTTAATAATGCTTCTCGAGCTGTAGGTGTCTGTACGTCACTACTTTCCGATGAACTAAAACCTTCTTTTGTTGAGAAGCTAGATATTGATTATGAACGAGTTAGGGAGCAGCATAGTCGTAAACAACCGCGAACTAAGCCAGTAACTTTAGAGGCTGCACGAGCGAATAAAGTTGCTATTGACTGGGCTTCTTATACACCTCCTGTCCCGCTGAAGCCTGGTGTACATATATTTGATGATTTTGATGTTTCAACATTGCGTAATTATATTGATTGGACCCCATTTTTTATGACTTGGTCTCTTGTTGGGAAATACCCTAAGATCTTAGATCATGAAGAAGTAGGTGAAGAAGCCAAACGATTATTTAAAGATGCAAATGATCTATTAGATCGAGTTGAAAAAGAAGGGTTACTTAAAGCTCGTGGAATGTGTGCGTTATTTCCAGCTTCTAGTGTTGGTGATGATATTGAAGTTTATACTGATGAATCACGCACTAAAGTTTCAAAAGTACTTCACAATTTGCGACAACAAACGGAGAAGCCGAAAGGTTTTAACTACTGTTTATCAGATTACATAGCACCCAAAGAGTCGGGTAAAAATGATTGGATCGGTGGTTTTGCTGTAACTGGTGGTATTGGTGAGCGTGAACTAGCCGATGAATATAAAGCAAATGGTGATGATTATAACGCTATCATGATTCAAGCGGTGGCTGATCGTCTAGCTGAAGCCTTTGCTGAATATTTACATGAAAAAGTACGTAAAGAAATTTGGGGTTACTCTCCTAATGAGACACTTTCAAATGACGATTTAATCCGTGAGAAATACCAAGGTATTCGTCCTGCTCCTGGTTACCCAGCTTGTCCTGAACATACAGAAAAAGGGGCTTTATGGGAGCTAATGAATGTTGAAGAATCTATTGGAATGTCTTTAACATCAAGCTATGCAATGTGGCCCGGTGCATCTGTGTCAGGAATGTATTTTTCACATCCGGATTCTCGTTATTTTGCGATTGCTCAGATTCAGCAAGATCAAGCCGAAAGCTATGCCGATCGTAAAGGTTGGAATATGCTTGAAGCTGAGAAGTGGTTAGGTCCAAATTTGAATTAA
- a CDS encoding sodium:proton antiporter produces the protein MSVYNTLCFLAAAAMLIAFFNSKIGKMQTTIAITAGSMMLSLGIIIAGQNNWFNLREVATETLTDINFEDFLLKGILGFLLFAGGLGIKLQNLKDQKWEITVLALGATLFSTFFIGFVLWAICNVIGVNLDLIYCLLFGALISPTDPIAVLAIVKKMNAPQRISTQIEGESLFNDGFGLVIFVTLFTIAFGHETPTVGSVTGLFFQEAIGGIAYGFILGLVFHYLISSTNDHSMELLLTIGIPTAGYALAEVLHVSGPLAMVVSGIMIGNWTRFIGFSKESEDHLDHFWELVDEFLNGVLFLLIGMSMLLFQFHQEDWILMAISIPLVLTSRYLSVFISYIGFNRFRTYNPLSVRILTWGGLRGGLALAMALAIPAGIMVIPEKNIDVREIILVMTYSVVVFSILVQGSTITPMIDKAKKLEKEM, from the coding sequence ATGTCCGTATATAACACACTCTGCTTTCTCGCAGCTGCTGCAATGTTAATCGCATTTTTCAATAGTAAAATTGGAAAAATGCAAACAACCATTGCTATTACTGCAGGTTCCATGATGCTTTCATTAGGCATTATCATTGCCGGTCAAAATAACTGGTTTAACCTTAGGGAAGTCGCAACTGAGACGTTAACAGATATTAACTTTGAAGATTTTTTATTAAAAGGGATTCTAGGTTTTCTGCTTTTTGCTGGAGGCTTGGGCATAAAGCTACAAAACTTAAAAGATCAAAAATGGGAAATAACGGTTCTTGCCTTAGGAGCTACATTATTTTCAACATTCTTTATCGGCTTTGTTTTATGGGCAATTTGTAATGTTATCGGCGTTAATTTAGATCTTATTTACTGCTTACTATTTGGTGCATTAATATCACCAACTGACCCAATAGCCGTTCTTGCTATCGTTAAAAAGATGAATGCTCCGCAACGAATCTCAACTCAAATTGAAGGCGAATCATTATTCAACGATGGCTTTGGCCTTGTTATCTTTGTAACTCTCTTTACCATCGCTTTCGGTCATGAAACACCTACTGTAGGAAGTGTAACTGGATTATTCTTCCAAGAAGCTATTGGTGGGATTGCCTATGGATTTATTCTTGGGCTAGTTTTCCATTATCTAATAAGTTCAACCAATGACCATTCAATGGAGCTACTATTAACCATTGGTATACCAACCGCTGGTTATGCGCTAGCAGAAGTGCTTCATGTTTCAGGTCCTCTAGCAATGGTTGTCTCTGGTATTATGATAGGAAACTGGACTCGATTTATTGGCTTTTCAAAAGAAAGTGAAGATCATTTAGATCACTTCTGGGAACTTGTCGACGAATTCCTCAATGGCGTACTATTCCTATTAATTGGTATGTCTATGCTTTTATTCCAATTCCATCAAGAAGATTGGATATTAATGGCAATTTCTATTCCTTTAGTTTTAACAAGCCGTTATTTAAGTGTATTTATCTCATACATTGGCTTTAATCGATTTAGAACTTACAACCCATTATCAGTACGTATTTTAACTTGGGGCGGCTTAAGAGGCGGTTTAGCATTAGCAATGGCACTAGCTATACCAGCTGGAATTATGGTTATACCCGAAAAGAATATAGATGTTAGAGAAATCATTCTTGTAATGACTTACTCTGTTGTTGTTTTTTCAATTTTAGTACAAGGGTCAACAATCACTCCTATGATTGATAAAGCTAAGAAGCTTGAAAAAGAAATGTAG
- a CDS encoding alanine--glyoxylate aminotransferase family protein produces MQSFIPPKRTLMGPGPSDISPQVLQALSRPTIGHLDPLFIKMMDEVKELLKYAFQTKNDFTIAVSAPGSAGMETCFVNLVEEGEKVLVCRNGVFGERMRQNVERCGGIPIIIDDKWGEPVSLDKVAQALEENPDISVVAFVHAETSTGVLSDAKAIAQIARQYNCLTIVDAVTSLGGVPLLVDEWQLDAVYSGSQKCLSCTPGLSPVTFSDKAVAKMKSRSSVVQSWFLDQSLVLGYWSGEGKRSYHHTAPVNSLYALHESLLMLKHEGIEQAWQRHADYHQELKQGLEALGIKFIVDEEYRLPQLNAVYIPAGISDTQVREQLLEEYNLEIGAGLGELAGKAWRIGLMGYAAKKENVALCLKALSDVLK; encoded by the coding sequence ATGCAAAGTTTTATACCACCGAAAAGAACCCTTATGGGACCTGGTCCTTCTGACATTTCTCCTCAAGTTTTACAAGCATTAAGCCGTCCCACTATCGGTCACCTTGATCCATTATTTATTAAAATGATGGATGAAGTTAAAGAGCTACTCAAGTACGCATTTCAAACTAAAAATGACTTTACTATTGCGGTTTCAGCTCCAGGTAGTGCAGGGATGGAAACATGCTTTGTGAATTTAGTTGAAGAAGGCGAGAAAGTACTCGTATGTCGTAATGGTGTATTTGGTGAACGAATGCGACAAAATGTAGAACGCTGTGGTGGTATTCCTATTATTATCGATGATAAATGGGGTGAACCTGTTTCATTAGATAAAGTCGCGCAAGCATTGGAAGAAAACCCTGATATTAGCGTTGTTGCTTTTGTGCATGCGGAAACATCTACTGGAGTTCTTAGTGATGCAAAAGCGATTGCACAAATTGCGAGACAATATAATTGTTTAACCATTGTGGATGCAGTGACTTCGTTAGGTGGCGTACCTTTGTTAGTTGATGAGTGGCAGTTAGATGCGGTTTATTCTGGTTCTCAAAAATGCTTATCTTGTACTCCTGGATTATCTCCTGTTACTTTTTCTGATAAAGCAGTTGCTAAAATGAAATCGAGATCCTCGGTAGTACAAAGTTGGTTTTTAGATCAAAGTTTGGTTCTTGGGTATTGGAGTGGAGAAGGAAAGCGCAGTTATCACCATACTGCACCAGTAAATAGTTTATATGCTTTGCATGAATCACTGTTAATGCTTAAACATGAAGGAATTGAGCAGGCGTGGCAGCGTCATGCTGATTATCACCAAGAGTTAAAACAAGGCCTTGAAGCGTTAGGGATTAAGTTTATTGTTGATGAAGAATATCGTTTACCACAATTGAATGCTGTATATATACCGGCAGGTATTTCTGATACTCAAGTTAGAGAGCAGTTGTTAGAGGAATATAATTTAGAGATCGGTGCTGGTTTAGGTGAACTGGCTGGTAAGGCATGGCGTATCGGTCTTATGGGATACGCAGCAAAAAAAGAGAATGTCGCATTGTGCTTAAAAGCATTATCTGATGTTTTAAAGTAA
- the lysC gene encoding lysine-sensitive aspartokinase 3, producing the protein MNPINVAKFGGTSVANFEAMTKSASVIEQNPNTHLVVISACSGVTNLLVELANGVQDNHRKKAILEELKTIHFSVLDQLADPLIPEQAILDILDDIEKTAETAASQSNDKLTDHLVSCGELMSTHLFTQLLIERGNPAVRFDIRTVLRTDSRFGKGEPQLNDISRLAQEKLTPLCQQQIVVTQGFIGSDSEGNTTTLGRGGSDYSAALIAESVDACGLEIWTDVPGIYTTDPRIAPKASPIPEISFSEASEMANYGAKILHPSTLLPALRHQIPVFVGSSKEPEKGGTWIKEKVDSTPLFRALTLRCNQTMVTLHSPSMFHAYGFLAEVFKILAKYQISVDLITTSEVSVALTLDQTNTNGKAPELPLEAQKELEELCTVEVEHNLCLIALIGNKMSHSKGSAKQVFGTLEEFNLRMICYGASQHNLCFLLHESESKQAVKILHKELFEQ; encoded by the coding sequence GTGAACCCTATTAATGTTGCCAAATTTGGCGGTACTAGCGTTGCAAATTTCGAAGCAATGACGAAAAGTGCAAGTGTCATTGAACAAAATCCAAATACTCACCTTGTAGTGATTAGCGCCTGCTCTGGCGTTACGAATCTTCTTGTTGAGCTTGCTAATGGCGTTCAAGATAATCACAGAAAAAAAGCAATTCTTGAAGAATTAAAAACCATTCATTTTTCTGTGTTAGATCAGCTCGCAGATCCACTTATTCCAGAGCAAGCTATCTTAGATATATTGGATGATATTGAAAAAACAGCAGAAACGGCAGCATCTCAATCAAATGATAAATTAACCGATCATCTAGTATCTTGTGGTGAGCTCATGTCTACTCACTTATTCACTCAATTACTCATTGAACGAGGAAACCCTGCAGTACGTTTTGATATTCGCACTGTTTTGCGCACTGATTCTCGTTTTGGAAAAGGTGAACCACAACTTAATGATATATCTCGTTTAGCTCAAGAAAAACTGACTCCTCTTTGTCAACAACAGATTGTGGTGACTCAAGGGTTTATTGGTTCTGATAGCGAAGGAAATACAACAACTTTGGGTCGTGGTGGCAGTGATTATAGTGCTGCACTGATTGCTGAGTCTGTAGATGCATGCGGATTAGAAATCTGGACAGATGTACCAGGGATTTATACCACGGATCCTCGCATTGCTCCCAAAGCGTCACCGATTCCAGAAATTAGCTTTAGCGAAGCCTCTGAAATGGCAAATTACGGTGCAAAGATCTTACACCCATCAACACTTCTCCCTGCGCTTCGTCATCAGATTCCTGTTTTTGTTGGTTCATCAAAAGAACCTGAAAAAGGAGGGACTTGGATTAAAGAAAAAGTTGATAGTACTCCTTTATTTAGGGCGCTAACCCTTCGTTGTAACCAAACGATGGTAACACTGCATAGCCCAAGTATGTTCCATGCATATGGCTTCTTAGCTGAAGTTTTCAAGATTTTAGCTAAATACCAAATTTCTGTAGATTTAATTACAACTTCAGAAGTAAGCGTTGCTCTTACTTTAGATCAAACAAACACCAATGGTAAAGCACCAGAACTTCCACTTGAAGCACAAAAAGAATTAGAAGAGCTGTGTACTGTTGAAGTTGAACATAATCTTTGTTTAATAGCATTAATAGGTAACAAAATGAGTCATTCAAAAGGCTCAGCAAAACAAGTGTTTGGTACTTTAGAAGAGTTTAATTTACGTATGATTTGTTATGGTGCGAGTCAACATAACTTATGTTTCTTACTTCATGAGTCTGAATCTAAACAAGCCGTTAAAATCTTGCACAAAGAACTTTTTGAACAATAA
- a CDS encoding PglL family O-oligosaccharyltransferase, which produces MATLLTQGTLLEAKKIKKPLTKSFLLSLTILFFFCAHFFQPNPGGSGLHLAFNAASWIPASIAIAIALFHIAKQGILKFSTLSIVLFISVCLLSIPLLYQEASPHLATGKFLGLWAGLLFFITLQQFSFSNKQKQWLLWCIIGSVLIETLFGYIQYLFLEAGNSFGYNVIANRPYGIFQQPNVMASFLVTGLAIASYFLARQPIKYRENIIALTLLYATIIFTLPLIVVLASRTGWLSATFSLVLLVPYMWKYCTKPRFISWLLALLIGFSGSFALLDVSKNDDISKVSLASQKADLDSPRRYTFPQALDMFLEKPVTGYGYGNYEAEYILYTAKQHQLSSDYKPGLPSMDHPHNEILYWGVEGGIVAILGLLLAAGGVLAKIRRSKLDTQFALLALIAPIFIHSQLEYPFYHSMIHWFTFIILLFWIDQLSCKYKKYRISDISKITLRVSSLVLPIVTGFYMLSTLHTNWVLTQFETTKPMNPDILSRVTNPVVWEDRFNWDVLSTQLKIGIINKKPELIKPYIEWSQELIKTKPRPAFYQNLIIAYQALGDEKRAEDIRREAIFLFPKSKFESVQLDKKLRMTN; this is translated from the coding sequence ATGGCTACGCTCTTAACTCAAGGCACCCTATTAGAAGCAAAAAAAATCAAAAAGCCTCTAACCAAATCTTTTTTACTCAGCCTTACCATTCTTTTCTTTTTTTGTGCCCACTTTTTTCAGCCAAATCCTGGCGGTTCAGGCCTTCACCTTGCATTTAATGCCGCTTCTTGGATCCCTGCGAGTATCGCCATAGCCATCGCTCTTTTTCATATAGCAAAGCAAGGCATACTTAAATTTTCGACATTAAGCATCGTACTATTCATCTCGGTCTGTTTATTATCAATTCCGTTACTTTATCAAGAGGCGTCCCCACATCTTGCTACCGGAAAGTTTTTAGGCCTATGGGCTGGATTACTCTTTTTTATTACTCTACAACAATTTTCATTTTCAAATAAGCAGAAGCAATGGCTGTTATGGTGCATCATTGGTTCAGTTCTTATTGAAACTCTATTTGGTTATATTCAATATCTTTTTTTAGAGGCTGGGAATTCATTCGGTTATAACGTAATAGCAAATCGCCCTTATGGCATTTTCCAACAACCCAATGTTATGGCGAGCTTTCTTGTAACCGGTTTGGCCATTGCCTCTTATTTCCTTGCAAGACAGCCTATAAAGTATCGAGAAAATATCATTGCATTAACCTTGCTCTACGCAACAATCATATTCACTCTACCTTTAATTGTTGTTTTAGCTTCTCGTACTGGTTGGTTATCAGCGACTTTTAGTTTAGTTCTACTTGTTCCTTATATGTGGAAATACTGTACTAAACCGCGTTTTATTTCTTGGTTGTTAGCGCTATTAATTGGTTTTAGTGGGAGTTTTGCTCTACTCGATGTATCCAAAAATGATGATATTTCAAAGGTATCACTTGCTAGCCAAAAAGCAGATTTAGATAGTCCAAGAAGATACACCTTCCCCCAAGCTCTAGATATGTTTTTAGAAAAACCCGTCACAGGTTATGGTTACGGTAATTACGAAGCTGAATACATTCTTTATACAGCGAAACAGCATCAATTATCTTCTGACTACAAACCAGGTCTACCTTCAATGGATCACCCTCATAACGAGATCTTATACTGGGGAGTTGAAGGTGGTATTGTCGCTATTTTAGGTTTATTACTTGCCGCTGGCGGTGTCTTAGCCAAAATACGACGAAGTAAACTGGATACTCAATTTGCTCTACTTGCTTTAATTGCCCCTATTTTTATTCATAGTCAGTTAGAGTACCCTTTTTATCATTCAATGATTCATTGGTTTACTTTTATTATTCTTTTATTTTGGATTGACCAATTAAGCTGTAAATACAAAAAATATCGAATCAGTGATATCAGTAAAATCACCCTACGTGTCAGTTCATTAGTGCTACCGATTGTGACTGGTTTTTATATGCTATCAACACTACATACAAACTGGGTATTAACTCAATTTGAAACCACAAAACCAATGAATCCAGACATTTTAAGTCGAGTAACCAACCCTGTTGTGTGGGAGGATAGATTCAATTGGGACGTACTTTCGACACAATTAAAAATCGGTATTATTAATAAAAAACCAGAACTAATTAAACCCTATATTGAGTGGTCACAAGAATTAATAAAAACCAAACCAAGACCTGCTTTTTATCAAAACTTAATCATTGCTTATCAAGCGTTGGGAGATGAAAAAAGAGCGGAAGATATAAGAAGAGAAGCCATATTCCTCTTTCCAAAAAGTAAATTTGAATCCGTACAACTCGATAAGAAATTACGGATGACTAACTAA